The Primulina huaijiensis isolate GDHJ02 chromosome 6, ASM1229523v2, whole genome shotgun sequence genomic sequence GTCATATATAACCATCACAATAATATccaatatgatattttaaaatttgaacccAATAAAATCTCTAGGCTGCGTTTGAATCGTGTTACGTTCAAGTTGTCTTTTTTAAATTATACTTATGGTAGGATTCATTCATGAAATATTACCGTCCAAAATTATAAGGCCGAAATGGGGATAAGTTCAACATAGTCTTAGGCAGAGTTCTGTATATAAGGAAAAACTGAGGATTAGGCAGAGTTCGGTATATAAGGAAAAACTGAGGATAAGGAAGATGGTAAGATACGATAAACAATGttttgtatgattttaataaaaatgattaaaatttgacTATTAGACAATAATGATAAAGATTATACTTACcataacaaaattttagttttgcatGGCTCGATATTTTCTCCACTTAAAAGATTTCAAAACTTAAACTTTTTTGGGCTAGAAAAACTTTTTGTTtcattcacacacacacacacatatatatatattcaatttagaaatttaaaataattaaagtatTAATTTATCTTTTGATATAACATAAATCATTTTTGTTCGTGAAATTCGTgtgcatatatatattattagtaTATATAATCATGATACCTTGCATTCCTTTAATAACCACCTTCCGAGCTAGCGCTTGCgtctaattttattatttttaattttaattttttaaaatcttgaagTGGGGAAGAgaaattaaagaataaaatcgataaatatttgatttgtattcgAATTTATCGAACTTAAGTAAAATTGGAACatattcgaattttttttagccCGAATTCGAAAATGTTCGAACTTTATTTCGAGTCGAACTTgaactaaaattattttatttatgtattaaACATATATACATTTCGAACGTTCAGACGTTTCGAGCTTTCGCCTTTCATCCACGAATCTTACTATCCGAACAATAGTTCGTGATTTCGAATCCACCTCgagccaaaaaaattaaaaaaattctggCTCTGAATCGAACTTGAATATACTTAATTCGAGCAAAATCCGAGCCTCAAATTTTTACTAATATATAAAGTGAGTCTCTGCACGTAGACCAACATTTGTCATATGTCCATGAAATCCTAGAAGACTTTTTTAAAATGTATCAAACATGAGATGAAACATGATAActtattaatcattatttattatttattaaatgtatCAAACATGTGATGAAACATGATAActtattaatcattatttattatttattaaatgtacCAAACTATGACTTAAGACATCATCGGTAGCTTCGACCATGACCAAGAAGAGAGAACTATCATTTTCTCAGGTGATGcaatatattgatctattcagAAATATAGATACGGACCCTTTCGAGTAATTTAACTACACTCGAGTTAATACCCAAAGGATAACATTGAATAAATCTGGTATCACCCACGCGTTTATCCATCCACGTTTATTCTTACATACATGAACCCCACCCGATATATGAGAATGAACAAATATCTTGTATGCAACCTTAGAATAATACCATATCATGTTAGCATCTTATTAACCTGCCAAATTATGTGGCGGATCATCTACATCAAACTTTTTTCCAAAATGTTTGGTATAAAGaatgctaaaaaaataaatatggttTAATTGTTCTGATCAGCGCTCACGGGTTGGGAACGGCTGCTTTATCTGCCAAGGAACCTGAGGCTCTTCCATTTTGTGCAATTGCATATGCTCTCACTGGCATCTTCGGCTCTCTCATTTGCTCTCTTCCAGCCGTCCGACAAAGCCTGCTAGCCATAATTGGCTGAGGGgggaaaaacaaaaaacaacaaattcctttattaatttttttttcattgttaATTCGTGTTGAATTTGTATATGTAtgcattattttattaaaagtgaaaaacataaataaatgaaattgaCTTATGTGGAAAGACCTGCCGTTGAAATTTTGAGTCAAGTCAAGCCAacccacaaaattttaaaaagaaaatcattCAGTTTTTGAGCTTGTTCTCTACGTTATTTCGGTTCAAGTTATATTATCTGTGAAATAAGATgttttattacaatttttttaaaaatatataattaaaatctattattttaaaaatcgttccaataatttgattttatatttgcattaaaattttataatcaaaTTCTCAAATCCTTTTTTAGATTTGACCAAAAGATGGAAAAAAAACGTTAATTGTGAAAACAAAGTCCAACAATTTAATGTCAGGTAGGAACAACCCCAAAGAGATGGAAGAGACAAGTTTTATGGTCTTTGAGCAAAATTGAGATAGGCATATGATTTTTGCTCATATTTAGAGAAGATGGGATGAAACCTTAAAGTCAGAACAAAACATAAGAGAATCTGGCTTAAGATGTGGGCACGTATTACGACAGCAGAACCCAGAGGATTTGCGACTATTGGAGCTCGAgttttacaataattatatcatattttaggagtcataattatgatattggatTTATGGAAGAGTAACGTAGAAAATGAACTTTAATGGATATACACTATTCTTTTCCTACCAGCACTATGTTTTCTTCAagtttttttgggtttttgagAACTCTCTCTTTTGCACATGTTACATCGCATATTCGCACGGTATCTTTCTCTCGGAAGACGACGACTAGGGTTTGAGAGACGAGGAGTACGACTTCAAAGGGAGAATCACGCCAATCACACTTTTCATCGAGTCCAGTTTTCCACGTGTACAAATGCTTAAGAGTTGGCTTTTGCCTGTCCAAAGATAGCTTGGTGCATAAACAGATTTCAGCGTGTACATTTTGCTGTGCAAACAATTGATTGAATACACAAAATCTtgtcttcttttcttttttcttataccttgtataatataatttatttcctCCTCTCTTTGCTTGCATCGAAAGAATTGAATGAAAAGATTTATCTATGAAAGCTTAGTTGGAGTCCGCCTAGTTACACGTGCATTCCTCTTCGTTGACATTTCTTGTCCTTTTTTCTTTCGGGTATTCTACAATTGCCGACTGTACAATGCAACGACTTTAATGGGGATATTTTGGATGGATACAAGAATAAATTTTGGGACCGCACGCTATTCAATTCGTATATTCCTTCATCTTGACATAAAGGAGAACAAATTCATGGCCAAATTTTAAGACATTATTTGGCCAAATTGGTAATGATTCCTTCCCCACTCCAATTCATTTCTAAATTCTTTTCTGGATTCTCCTGCTAGCCTCTGGTAAGCTAAATTTAGCCCAAGAAGATAATATAAATCCAAAAAAACTTGAACTTTATCGATTATTGAATGGAAGAACCTTTCAAATTTTTAACTCTTTCGGAATCGCTTGTAGGACGCGTTATGGTATTTGATGCCTATCTTGAAGCTGACAGCCCATGCCTGTCACcagttatattatttttctttctttttttagtcCGTAACGAACCCGAAGACGACATCATCGTTCAAATGTTAAGCCCGACCTTAATGTAAGTCTCTCAAAGTTCTTAATGGTGAATCAATGTGGGATGATTGCAGCGATCTCTGGACAACGAAGAACCATTTCGTTGTCCATTGGCAGAACCATCCATGATCCCATCTCAATTTACTCCTAAAATGATTTCTAATGAAATTAGAACACAAACCATTCTTCATTAGCATCTAGTTATACACACTGACAAGCCATTTTGTATCATCTGGAATATCACACATAGGTCTCCCCATTCGTCTAATAAGACAAAAGTATTTAACATGCATACAAGATTGAGATCGTGTCGAACAGTTGCGGCTTGTTATGTAAGTAGTAACGTTAAAGGAGGAGATTCAACAAGAAAGAGGGAACAATATGATGACAACAATATATCTATAGTTTAAAACTAACAGATTAAACAGGGAACTTGAGGACTTGAAATGGACTCTTGATTGTCGGATTAATGAGTCGTCCCCGAGTGCGACCACGAAAGCTTCCATGGTTCATCCATGGCTGCCTTTGCCATCTCCATTTAGCATCTTTCCCATGTTTGGAACAAGGGATCTTGGCCGCCATGGAGGAGCCGAAAACGAGTAGCAATAGCAAGAGGAAAGCTTTGAAATGGAACATTGTGGGTGGTTTCTTTTGGATGGTGGATAATGagaagattatttatttatagggAAAAAGGGAGTTTGCTTTGCTTCGATTTGAGGGCAGATGGAAATAATTTCGCCAAATTAATTACTATATCTAGCGTTTGCTTTGGTTCTCATGTTTGACAGTGGCCTTATTTTATGTCAATTTTCTTGGTGGGTTAGGTCCAAGATGCGGTTGTCATGATTTTATTGGGCAACTGAAATGGTAGGAATTTTGTAACGTTAGGCTTAGGTGATAAATTGCAATCAATAAATAGTGGTACGCATGTTTTTTGGATCCAAAATCCAAATTCAATTAGTACCCGTTTCATAACTTGTACTCGAGATTTCGAAAGATGAAAATTTACCACACTTTTGACACTTGATTTCTTGGTTGGCCCCGCGCACTCACAAATATANAAATATTTGTTTTTAGGCTAAGAATCTTTCCGGACGGCTaaatacaaaagcataaaaattCTCATAAGACAAGTCTCATGGACCAATTTTGTGAAACACACCTTCGACCCGACCTGGCCCtacccatgaaaaatattattttttatagggTTTGCATAACTCTaaaaatttgtttgtttgttttttttaatgaaaccgtctcacacaaaaaTGATCAACTCGAACtcggttataaaaaaaaaaaaaattaatgatctGATTTATAGAAGAATTAACGCTCTGATTGAAGTTCCAACGACACCCGACTAGTTATTGGCCCGGATCAATCTTGGCCCAGTAACGTAACCAATGATATTAAAATCAGAATTGAGTGGTCGACAATTTTCTTGACCCACCCCAATGGTGGTCCGGCCCAATCTAGCTAAGATAACTAGAATTCGTCCGGGACATACCTCATCTGTCAAATCAATGGTCAATATTTGATTATGTGGTCCccacatgaaaatcatataCTACCCACGGTACGGTCGAAGACCCGGTTTTGCCGGGGTTGATTGAAGAGAGAATACAGAGAGCCGAAGATCGATGTCGTTTGATCAATTTGAATTGGTCTACTGCATAATCCAATTGATGAGGCTTTTGTCAGTTGCAATGACTGAGctagaaaataatattatgaaatTTAGTAATTGAAACTCAATACCGAGTAGTACGGGAAAGCGTACGCCACATGCAACATCAACACCATTTAGAACTTTTGTATACCTTTGTGGTCTGGGTGAAATCCATGCTTGCTGATATGCTTATGGATACAGTCGTTTGTGtttattttcaagtttaatATGTCTTCTTTTCTGGCTGTGATAATGCAGAATTCAGTGCAAGGTTCTTTTTCACTGTTTCATGCTGATGAATATTCTGTTGAATAAAAATGCTTCATTCTGTAAACATTTTCGTTTGTTCTGTTGTGGACTTGTGGTATGATTTCTAAGTGAAGGAGATTTACTAGTGCTGTCTTTTTAACTAACTAACCATGCCCTTGGTTGTTTCCAAGGATTTGGCATTTGATTCGTCTCTGTCAGCATTGTTGGGAGAAAACATCTAGTCATCTACAATTTTGGTGAACTTCTTGCGCATCCAATTGTAAGTATCATGTAAAAGTAATTTCATCTTTTGGAAATGATATTCAAGGGAAGCCCCTCTAGTGGTTTCTCAATTCTCACCGATCCCATACCTACATGGTACCTTTATATGAACTTTATGGTCCACCTCTCACTTTTGTGTGTGTGACACTGACACGCATACCGAAAACAAACATTGTGGTTCAAATCAATGGATGGGTTTGAATAGCTCTAAAAATATGCTTATTATCATGTTATCTTTTAAATGCTTGTTGGACTATTTGTTATATCTGGCATTTCCGCAGATAATAAATCTTCTGGGGACTAAAATTGAGTGGCTATACTTTATAATCGAAGCATTCAACTCTGGTGATTTAATTCGTTATCAAGAACTATGTAATGTTCATGGAGCTGCTCTGCGTACCCAACCTGCCTTGGTCCAGAATGAGAAAAAGTTTCCGGAAAAGATTAACAATTTTCAGTTGCATTAGGAGAATTTCATAATGATGTTAATGAGTTACTGTGTTATTCTACTCTTTGTTGAACTCGTGAAAAATGTGTCACCTGCAGCCGTTCATCAGATGATAGTACTATTCAATTAAATGTCATTGCTGACCGGACAAGGCTTACCGTAGAAGATATGGAGTATCTTTTCATGAAGAGCCTTTCAGTAAGTacactgaaatttgatatcttCTTCATCCATCTTTTCTCGAGTTAGATTTTGAATTCAGTATTACGACTTTTGGGTTTATGACAGCATCTTAAACATGTCATACTTGGTTCATCTTTAAAGTGGCATTAGCTGTTCGAGACACTTTTTAGACTTCAAAGTATGTATTTGGCCTTGTTAGTTGGAAATTGCTGCCTAATTGTTGCTGCAGGTGCATCTGATACAGGCTCGACAACTGGGTAGATAAAGTACACACTGCTTTGTTATATATGGAGGCGGAAACACCAGATCTTGTTGCAGCGTAACTTACTTGGCTTATCCTTGTCCTTTCTGCAGAGCTTACTTTTAGAGGCCAAtgctactattttttttttattacaatacACGCGGGGAGGGGGATCGAAACCGGGGAGGGAAGCCAGCTAATCTGGCGGGTGAGACCACGGGGCTACAAGCCCGGTCTCGGCAAATGCTACTATTGATTTCACTAAAAATATCTAAAATCAGAGTTTTCATGGGCTGCCTTCTATGTTACCAATCGCAtgcttgtatttttttaaagtgGACAACTAGCAACATATTTCCGACTTGATATGTTGGATGCAGCACCATGCTTTTCGACGATATTTTACTTTCATAAGTGATTACACTCTACAGAGAGCTATCGGAAATTTGCGTACTTCATCAATTACTAAATGTGGCCGAGTTTTCTCCCCTCATTTCTTTTTAGAAGACGCTGTGAAATCATAATTGGGGTCTGAAGAAGACTACCAGTCGATTTGAATTAGATAGGGAGAGGTAATGAATGAACTTTTGTCCCTTGTATTTTATATGAACAAGGGCCTGCTGCCAAGGTCGCTATCAGAACCAGCTCCAGTTCTTTGCACGTCAAAAGGGTTCTGTCTCGAAAACACTTGGAATAAAAATTATGGGCTTCGAGTTAAAACAATTTCAATTTTACGACgagttatttaaattattatttttatattaattcatttatatattattattattattattattatctctaTTATTAATAATGTTGGGATTATGAAATTTTactaatttaaatatgtatataaatacatacatacatatattattattattattattattattaatgttgggattatgaaattttactaatttagatatgatttaattaatcaataaattaacaatttgttattttaaaatttattttttcgatTCAGTAAAAAATgtatttaattacataaaaaattattatgtatCACCAAGGTAAGTATAATATCTCTGAactaatagaaaaataaaactattttaCACATAcatatctataaaaaaataattaaaagttattcattttttaataattaaataatcttatattatattgactaataaaataaaattcatattttaagaCTAATTATTACGCAGAAGGAAACTTTCATagcaataataatttttcatttttttttgtttgagaaGTAATATCTAAGTTTCTGAAtgtaaaaagaaaatgttataAATAATCCAACTATAGTTAAATCTCAAGGTGAAAAAAACAACTTTATAATCATATTTTACTAAATTatctttatatttataattttagaaaattattaatttatgatattaaaaaGATCATAGATTTAAATAAGAGtcttccaaaaaaatattatcttattattttatcgaaattatttatttggcaaCCAAGTACAAGTTGatgctgaaaaaaaaaaatttattttataaacgtATCCCAATTGTCATATACTTAACGTTTATACCATATTAGGTTTGTGGGCAAgatagaaaatgtttatgcaaaaTGAATtctatttaaaatacatatacaGCAGTTGAATGAAATATAAATGCGAATAACAAAATTTATGTGCAACCAATGTTCGGTGATACTCACTCAAACGagacaaaattttatgatattcaaAATCGATCGGGTAAATGCCCATTTAAGGACTAAATGGTGAAAAGTTCGAAAGGATTCACAAGTATGTACAATGAATTGACTTTTCTAATATCAAAACCTCGGAGGTAAAATGGCACTAGCACTATAGCAAGGAGACTTTGGTCAAATATATGCTTGAAGTGTTCTAGAGAATGTGAATGTAACCCATGAATTTCCGAGAATGGAAAGTGGCTCGATGAAATTACGAGGACGAAACTAGAATTTTCGAACAAATAgtacatataaattttcaagttCTTGCTTGCCCCCTAATCTGCTCCCGGACATTACCTTATGAACGTCCGATGCTTGCAGGATCACAccaatttttaggaaaatttttcTTTATACCATATACTTCAACTGGTGCGAGTTAGTGGATGTCTCTTCGATTATCAATCTAATTTCATCCAATCCCTCCAAACCCAAACCAGTAGATTCCCAACGTTCTTCAGGTTCTAGTGATTGGCAAGCTGTTGAGATGAACAGGCCAAAAAAAGGAAAGGGTAACTAACACCCAGCTAAGAAAAAGGTGATTCTTGTATTGATTTATAATGCAAATTTGGCATCTTAGTTTTTATAATCATTTGGATATTGTAAGGAATTCTTTGTTTTACCTTTCATGGCGTAACATCAAAAATTTTCTAGTTTGGCCAGGCATGAGTAAACAATTGAAAACACAGTACAACAAAATAGCCGAGGTAAATATTTCCTATCAAGCATCCACGCGTTTCCTTACGAGAATCAGTTCAATTTGGCCACATCGTACATGCTCATGCTCGCTTTCGTCGACAAAAAATCACTTGAAGTACAAGGATTTCAACATGGGATTAAAGAACAGAAATACCTCGCTGATCAGGCTTGAGTTCCAGTCATAGTCTTTAATTGAATATGATTCGAATCTGCAGCAGCCCCAGTGGGCAAGGCTTCATATGATCCAAATCTGCTGCGGATACCCAAAGTCTTGGCAATAGCAGCATAAGTCACGATAAAAATGAGAAGCACGAAAAGGGCATGAAGCACAAACATTAGATCCAAGACTGCTACTGCCCTTAGCTTCGAGTCATCCAATTCGCACTTAGTTGATCCCTCAACCCCGCTGACGACATCAAGCAGCTTGTGGCAGCCTTCCGGAATGAAGGCATCCACGTAGAGTGATAGCCCTGTTTGCAGAGCCCACAGCCCTTGCAGACAGAAAGAGGCTCCGAGAGCAGCATCCGCCGCATAGAGTCTGGGCTGACAGCAAAGAACAAGACAGAGAGCAGACGAGAATGCGGAAACATGAGCCGCGACGGAATCGCACTTGGCTTGGAGATCTGAAGTCTGTACGGCGGCGTCGGATGCGGAGAGGGAATACTGGAGGAAGAAGAGTGCAGAGGCGATCGCAAAGAAGAGATCGGAGGGGAGAGGGAGAAGAGATGTGGCTTCGGAGACGAGAAGCGCGGCGGAGAGGAGGATGAAGCAGAATATCACGGCGGAGGACTGCAGGGATATGAGGCGGTGCACCGCCGTCCGGCCTTTGAGAAGGGGATCGGGGTCGGCGGACACAAGGAGCTGGTGGATTAGGGCGATGAATAGGAATGAGATAACCAGGTGAAGCTGTAAATACCTGAGGAACCGATTCTGCTGGTTGGCGTTGGGGAAGGGGTGGTAGAGCTTGGCGGCGTAATCGCGCGGCGATTTGAGGTGGTGCTTGGTGGCGGAGATGAGGTGGTAAAGCCCTAGCGAAAGCAGCGCGGAGGAGGAGAAGATTTGGTAAATCAGGGCTGCCATTTCCAAGTCCTCTAAATTTAGGGCAAACTGAATTGAATTcgttatcaaatcaaatcaatgctggTAAACACAAATTCAAACTCATTGCCATTGCATATGATTTGAATCTCTACTAATTTTTCCCATTAAATTgccataatatatatatttaatctaatcaatttaaaaaaaaaacataaatgaaTCTATTTACTAGAAAAGTGACAAATAACGAGCAACTATATTCATCAACTAAGACGAGTAAATATCTTCACTCCAAGTAAACAGTAAAGGATAGGACAAAACAAAATGCGTTAAACAATGAACAACTGTGTTCGAACCTCTACTAACATTACGAATTCTCATAAAACAATCAAAATAGAAAAGCTTCCAAATGTTCGAGATAAGAGAGCCATCATGATTAATAATGTTCGTAGGGTCTATCAACAAAAAAACAGCTTGAACCAAATCCAAACACCCAAACATTGCGATAATTATCATGCACAACGAGCTTcaagcaaaaaaaataataataataacattgaGTTCTACATCAGCCACTGAACCCGGATGGTGGATACCCCAGGATGAAGGCATACAGATAACTCCATAATGATCTCTAATCACTGCTCACACGCTAAAAACATCTTTCTGCTTATGGAAACTTGCATCAACATCAAGCCTTAAGTGTCCCAATGGAGGTTTAGTCCATTTCTTCACTCTATCATGGTGTTTAGCTAGCCACTAGTTCAGGTAATCACATTCTCCTTACTTTCTGAAATTCCTCAATTAAGTTAAGAAAGAATCCAATTTACCTTAAACCGCTGGTTGGTTATCATAAGATTATGTTTCCAGATGCAAATATCCTTCCAAATGACCCAAGATTGCATAACAAACAgctaaaaatcatgttttgaaAAATGGTCCTTATAAGTCATACTTCTGAGGAATGTGGAGAGTCCATATCAGTTTCCATCAAGATTCAAGATTCAAGATTCTATTGTGTTCGTCGATTCCTAGGTGGGAGCATCAAACAACGcatgcataaaaaatatatgcatcTTAATTCAATATAAActctaattttcaaaaaaaaataccaaattttaaaacttaattaCGAAATTATTGCGTACCATGATTTCATTACATACATCTAGAGAAGAATTAGcattcatcatcatcatcttcttcttcttctttttttttgaaaaattgaaatGTTTTGGTTTTGTCGCtttgatttgaaaataataatgcatttaaaatatcaatattttttcatggttattttaattttttttaaaaaaaactagtatATGAAGTCATAGTTATTAAtcaattattttcataaaaaacagAAAGCAAAAATGTTGAAGTTCGCTTTGAATACTATAAACTTTAATAATGTTATTTTCCCGATTTAAGGTATTGTTTATTGAGgcagtttttattttaataattatatagtGACTCATTCTTTTAATTGTGAGCTTAATTGTTTAATTGCACTAATACTTTATTAATACTTACACAGTAgatatgatataattaattattgttgtTTTATTATATCTACATTTATTTAGTAATTAGTAAAAAATAGAGATCAATAATTAGACCAATAACATCAGTTTATAGCACGCGTAAAAACTAATAATATATTGAATACcgtgtttaaaaataaaacacataATTAAGCAATAAACCACTCATATATAGGCTTACAAAAATTTGTAAGAATCGGAGCAATAATATATGACTTAACATTGTACACTTTTTCCCAATGCGTAAATCTTACATAAAATATCAACCATATCCACTTGGCTCGAGGGATTCTCCCATTGCACCAGTTCTTTAATTTCCTTCTCAATCTCCATAGTCTCTCTCAACAAACCTCTCATGCAAAACATCAAACAACACAAACTCAAAATCACTCGGTTCTTGAGTTCATCCACCTTCATTTGATCAACAAGTTCATCTAAATGTTGAACAAAAGAATTTGTATTCTTTTCAAGCTCATCATTATCGAATTTTGACCATTCGACCACGCATGCAATTGAAGATTTTCCCAACTCGAGATCGAGGGAATCTCTCCTCTTCTCGAACTCGCGTTCGATTTTCTCGAGTGATCTTACCAAACTAACTTCCTTAAAGAGTTCTATAGCAGAGGAAATCATACTTTTTAGAAGGTTGATATCGGCTTCTATTTTGACAATAGAATCATGTCTTAAAATTTTGCTGTCCCCATTTCTTGACAATTCTTGTTTTAGGAACATGAGTACTTGACTCTCGAAAAGCAAGAAATCCACCAT encodes the following:
- the LOC140978302 gene encoding uncharacterized protein; protein product: MAALIYQIFSSSALLSLGLYHLISATKHHLKSPRDYAAKLYHPFPNANQQNRFLRYLQLHLVISFLFIALIHQLLVSADPDPLLKGRTAVHRLISLQSSAVIFCFILLSAALLVSEATSLLPLPSDLFFAIASALFFLQYSLSASDAAVQTSDLQAKCDSVAAHVSAFSSALCLVLCCQPRLYAADAALGASFCLQGLWALQTGLSLYVDAFIPEGCHKLLDVVSGVEGSTKCELDDSKLRAVAVLDLMFVLHALFVLLIFIVTYAAIAKTLGIRSRFGSYEALPTGAAADSNHIQLKTMTGTQA